The genome window AGCCATGCCCGCGTTTTTTTGACGGTTGGCCGCCCCGGAGATTCTGTTGAGTTCCATATCTTTCAGACGAAGGCACTGGAGGTACTCGAGTACTTCTTCGTCGGTGATGCGCCCATCGGCCACGTCTTTCTTATAGAAGGGATAGAGGTATCGATCCATTCTACCGATCGCCGCTGTGGTGGAGGGGCTGACCATGAGCATAGTGAACCAGAGGGCCTGGATCGCCTCCCTGAAGGACCGTGCCGGGTTTGCCGGCACCCACTTGCAGGTCTCCGCAATGGTCTCAAGTTCCTTTTTTCGCAGCGGGTCTTTCTCTTTCCAAGCCAATTGGGAAGCAAGAGCCGCGTATCTTTCGGCGAATCGAATAATGGCCTTGAGTGAGATAATAACGGCATTAAGAAAGTGTCCCTTTTCTACGGAGCCGGGGTTGAAGTACCTCAAATTCTTGAGCTCTTCTTCCGCTTCGCGCATGATGCCCAATAGGCCCTTTCCTATGACTTTCTCGAAGTCGACGCACATGAGATAAAAGCCGGGGCCTATTCCCATGCCGCTTTCGGCGTACCCGCCCCCTGAGCCTTCGGTCTTGCTTTTCCAGGGGGCAAGAACTATACCTGTCTGCATGAAGGGCCAGAGCCGCTCGTCATCGAGAGACTCGCCTATCCTCGCGATCATGCTCTTACCTTTCCAGTATTCATTCATTTCCTCAACCTGCGAAAGGTCACTGTCGGTAATGGACCACCCCTCGCCTTTGAGCGCCACGATTTCCGAAGTAGGCCAGGGACCGTAGTAAAACTCCATCTCCACACCCATATACTTACTCGCCCCGTTGCCCACGATCAGTTCTCCATCCTGCATAAAAATCGTGATGTTATCGAGGATGTGCGCTCCGGCCTTTGCCCTTCGTATGATTTCCGCCTCTCCGTCTGTCTGGCGGTATGATTCCGTCATAAGTCGCACTTTTTCAATGCATATAGGGAACTTCTCTACTTGTGTCCCTGCCCGTAACTTCTCTATCCTTGCTGTGCTCATGTAACCTCCTTGTTGCTCGTGCTCTCTACATGTCATGAAGCCGGCGCGTCTTATCTGCCCCTTTCGAATTCGCGCAATGACTTCGTCACGATCTTGCTACGATTACCGCCGTAATTCGTTTGAGATAGTCCCCGTCCGGTGCGCCGCGCTGGTTCCATTTCTCTTCTATCGCCTGTCTTAATCCGAAGGTCATATACCGCTGTGATATGGGGGAGTTTAAGCAATGTGTATACCATCCATATTATATTCCCGCCGTTACCCAAAGTCAAATGCCGCAAACAGGCTTGTATCAGCCTTTTCGACTATTATTTCGCAGCTCCGTAAAGGTCTTGTAGAAGCATCTATCACCCCGGTAATAGTTCTGGGTCAGGACAGCCGGCTTTTGTCCGGCGGTCAGGTAGAGATTCTCCACAAAAAAGAGCGGCATGCCGAAACGTATCTCAAGCACATTTGACAGGTCAATGTCTGCCACGACTGTTTCGATCCTCTGTTTCAGTGTGACCAGTCTGGTTCCTGTTACCTCTTCAAAAAGCTCCACAAAAGTCTTTTCTTCCACCTTTTCCTTGGTGATCATCTTGTGTAAGGCCGGGTCCGTATAATGGAGATAGAACGACAGCGGCGTACCGTTGTGGTATCTGACCTTCTTGGTCCGCAACACTGAAGAATCTTCGCCCACAGAAAGCATCCGTCTCACGTGGTTCGGGCAGGGGATCACGGCTATTTCCAGCAGCTTAAG of Syntrophorhabdaceae bacterium contains these proteins:
- a CDS encoding UTRA domain-containing protein → LKLLEIAVIPCPNHVRRMLSVGEDSSVLRTKKVRYHNGTPLSFYLHYTDPALHKMITKEKVEEKTFVELFEEVTGTRLVTLKQRIETVVADIDLSNVLEIRFGMPLFFVENLYLTAGQKPAVLTQNYYRGDRCFYKTFTELRNNSRKG